Sequence from the Gammaproteobacteria bacterium genome:
CAAGGCCTCATGCAGCCGGTAATAGACCCACAGGCCCTGGCGGCGGTCGCTGACCAGGCCGTCCCGGCGCAAGTGGGCGAGGTGGCGAGAGATCATGGGTTGCGAGACGTCCAGTGCGTGAGTCAGCTCGCACACGCAGAGTTCGCCTTCCTGTTGCAGGAGCAACAGCGCGCGCAGCCGCAACGGGTGGGCCAGGGCGGTGAAAACAGTATCGGCGGTTACATTCATGATTACTAATATATGCTTGACCATATATTCCGTCAAGCATATATTACGGGCCAATGCCAATCATCTTTTGCAAAGGAAAAACGCATGGCCTATCCCCTCCGCGTCTTGTTTTTATGTACAGGCAATTCCTGCCGCTCCCAGATGGCCGAGGCCCTGTTGCGGCACTTCGGCGGCGAGGATTTCGCGGTCTACAGCGCCGGCACCGACCCCAAACCGATT
This genomic interval carries:
- a CDS encoding metalloregulator ArsR/SmtB family transcription factor, giving the protein MNVTADTVFTALAHPLRLRALLLLQQEGELCVCELTHALDVSQPMISRHLAHLRRDGLVSDRRQGLWVYYRLHEALPAWARQVLADTAAGVADQTPYADDRAALSVMPNRPGSACCA